Within Streptomyces sp. SS1-1, the genomic segment GTGGCGAAGGACTTCGCCGACGAGATCGAGGCGATCTACCAGAAGTAGGCGCTCCCCCGGAGACAGACAAGGGCGCGGTGTCCCCCTCGGGGGCCCGCGCCCTCGTGCGTCCGGCGGGACGGCTCAGAGCAGGGCTTCGAGCCGCTCCGCCAGCAGGTCCCAGCGCCACTTCTCCTCGACCCACGCCCGGCCCCGCTCCCCCATCCGGGCCCGCAGTCCGGCGTCCCCGAGCAGCGTGACGATGCGGTCGGCCGCGTCCCGCGGGGAGCCGCCGGGCACCACCCAGCCGGTCTCCCCGTCCAGCACGGCGTCCGGCGCCCCGCCGGAGTCGCCGGCCACGACCGGCAGCCCGGTCGCCGACGCCTCCAGGTAGACGATGCCGAGCCCCTCCACGTCGAGACCGCCCCGGCGGGTGCGGCACGGCATGGCGAAGACGTCACCGGCGCCGTAGTGCGCGGGCAGCTCGGACCAGGGCACGGCCCCGGTGAAGCGGACCGAGCCGGCGACACCGGTCTCCCGGGCCAGCCGGCGCAGGTCCTGCTCGTAGGGGCCGCCGCCGACGATGAGCAGCACGGTGTCCGGCTCGGCGGCCACGATGCGGGGCAGCGCCCGGATCAGGGTGTCCTGGCCCTTGCGGCGCACCAGCCGGGACACGCACACCACGACGGGCCGGTCCGTGAGCCCGAGCCGGGCCCGGACCTCGTCGCCGCCGGAGCCGGGGTGGAAGGTCTTCTCGTCGACGCCGGGCGGCAGCTGCACCATCCGCGCGGCCGCCTCGGGTGTCAGGGCCCGGGCGATCCGTGAGCGGGTGTACTCGCCGAGGTAGGTGATCGTGTCGGTGCTCTCCCCGATGCGGCCCAGCAGCTGCCGGGCGGCGGGCAGCTGCGCCCAGCCCGCCTCGTGGCCGTGGGTCGTCGCCACCAGCCGCTCGGCGCCCGCCCTGCGCAGCGCCGGCGCCATCAGGCCGAGCGGCGCCGCCGCCCCGAACCACACCGACGTGCAGCCGTGCTCCCGCAGCAGACCGGCCGCCCGCCGGGTCGCCCCCGGCGTCGGCAGCAGCATCGTCGTCCGGTCCCGGACGACCGTGAAGGGCTGCTCGGCGTCGAACGCGGCGGTGGCCTCGGCGCCCTCCCGTCCGCGCTTCCAGGTGGAGGCGTGGACGACGAGGCGCTCGGGGTCGA encodes:
- a CDS encoding glycosyltransferase family 4 protein codes for the protein MHKTLIVTNDFPPRPGGIQAFLHNMALRLDPERLVVHASTWKRGREGAEATAAFDAEQPFTVVRDRTTMLLPTPGATRRAAGLLREHGCTSVWFGAAAPLGLMAPALRRAGAERLVATTHGHEAGWAQLPAARQLLGRIGESTDTITYLGEYTRSRIARALTPEAAARMVQLPPGVDEKTFHPGSGGDEVRARLGLTDRPVVVCVSRLVRRKGQDTLIRALPRIVAAEPDTVLLIVGGGPYEQDLRRLARETGVAGSVRFTGAVPWSELPAHYGAGDVFAMPCRTRRGGLDVEGLGIVYLEASATGLPVVAGDSGGAPDAVLDGETGWVVPGGSPRDAADRIVTLLGDAGLRARMGERGRAWVEEKWRWDLLAERLEALL